The sequence GCTGCGCGCCCGCGTTGTCAGCCACGGCGCGCTGGATGGATAGCCGGGCACGCTCGGTGAGGAATTCGTCGTCGCCCAAAATGAGATGCACCGCGGAGGAAGGCATGACGTACAGGCTACTACCCTCGCGGCCACCGCCAACTAAACATCGACATGGTAACTATTTGCCACAATGTCTACCCGAACCACGTGGACCCCCGAAGAGGCGGGTGCATCGAGACCGCCGGCGTTTACTTCGAAGCGGTCACCGCCGCACATCCCAGCCAATGGATACCCACCCTCACGGGATAACCAACTGGTTCGCTCTGGGAAGGAGTAGCAACGATGGAAATGGAAAAGGTCCGCCGCCCGTGGGCGGAACTCGTAGTGGGGATCATCGGTCTTGCTGTGCTCGCGATCGCCCCTGTGAGTATCAGTTGGGTGGGCATAGTCGCCGTAATCGTCGCGGTAGTCTCGACGCTTGTCACCCTTGTTGCGGCGCGTTTTTCCTCCCGGTGGCAGGTTATCTTGCTGTTCATCGGAATCGTCTTAACAGCCGCTGGTATCTGGTACGGCATTCAGCACGAATCGGACACGGATATCTTCTCCCTGGCCCTTCTTTGGATCGTGGGAAGCGGCCTCGTGCTTTCGTCTTTTTTGACCTTGCTCTGCCGGATAAAGGGCTAGAAGTGCCCGTCGGCCGCGCGCTGGGTGCCGTCTTCGAACACGCGTACTTCACCGTCGCGCTCGGGGTACAGCACGGCCACCCCGGCGCGGGTGACAGACGGGCGGTCCCGGGGTCTTGTATCCCCGCCGTCCCCGGTCACGATGATGGCGACGATGCCGGGATAAGGCCCGCGGGTGTCGATGTCCTCCTCCCGCTGCACCACGACGGTGTTGCTATCGGTAAGCTCTATCTCTCGCGCGCCGCGGGGCAGATCGATGCCGCGGCCGGCGAGGAGGGCGACCGCGGCGACGGTGACGGCGGCAGTCGAGCGGGGGCGGGCATACATGAGGCCAGCGGCCACCCAGCCGTAGGCTACCGCCACGGCCAGCGGGCCGGCCGCAATCTTATCTACCGGCAGCCGCATGCAGGCCCGTGCGACGAAGTGAATCCACCACGTGCACGGCTCAATCACCTTGACCGGCAGCACCGCCACGGCCGCCAGCGGTGCCGGCAGCTGCGCGCATAGAGCGGCGATAAGGCCGACGAGCGTCACCGGCGCGGCCGCGGGTGCTACCAGCACGTTCGCTAAGACTGAGATCACCGACACCTCGCCGGCCATCAGTGCGACGATCGGGATGGTCACCGCGTCCGCAGCGATGGCCACCGCCAAGGCGCGCACCACGCTGGCCGGCAGCCGGGTGCGTCCTAACGCGCGGATGAGCAGCGGGGATAAGGCGACAATCCCGGCGGTGGCGGCAACCGACAGGGCAAAACCGAAATCCACCGCCAGGTCGCTGCGCCACAGCACGAGGCCGAAGACCGACAGGCTCAGCGCGTGCATGGGCTCCATCCGCGCCGACCCCACCACGGCGCACAACCCGGCTACTCCCGTGACCGCCGCGCGCAACACGGACGGCTCCGGGCCGACCAATAAGACGTAGGCGCCGAGGGCCGCTAGCGCCGCGGCGAACTGCCCACGCGGGCCGAACGCGCACCAGCTGGCAATGACGGCCGCACTCGCCGTAACGATCGTGATATTCGCCCCGCTGACCGCGCTGAGGTGGCTCAAGCCAGTGTCGATGTAAAGCTGCTTTTCCGCCGCCGTCTGGAGGCTGGTATCGCCTAACACCATGCCCGGAAGTAGCCCCTGGCTCGCCTCGCCGACCCACTGCTCGACGAGACCGCGGAAATTCGCCGCCACCCCGTCGGCCCACGCGTACAGTCCCCGCGGTGCCTTCACGTCCGCGGAGCGCGCGTTCAGCACGATCCCGGAAAGACTCGTCCGGTCGGCGTCTACCGCGCGAGCGCGCGCGGTCACCACGGAGCCCACTGCCGCGTCGCCGGAAAGCTCCCCGGCGAACATGGGCACCTGCGTGGGATACCCGGGGATCTGGACCTTGAGGTACCAGCCGCCGGCATCAGTCGGGGCAGGCCGCGCCACTATGCGCCCGGTGATCTCCCCGACGGCCTCAAAGGCCTGCCACCGCGCCCGGCGCGTGGCGGCGGTAACGAGCGCCAGCGCGCCCGCGCCCCCAATCAGCACGGCCTGCCCGCGCACGCCACGTATCCACAGCGCGACGACCCCCGCCGCCACCAGCGCGGTGAACCAGACCTCGCACCCCAGCGTCACCGCGATAACCATCGCCCACGCCACGAGGGCGCAGGGCGCTAAGCGCAGCTCCCTCACACGGTGACCTTGCCTTCCAGCTGGGCCATCTTGGCCGGTCCAATGCCGGAGACCTCCAACAGTTGCTCCACCGCAGTAAACGGGCCGTGCTCTTCGCGGAAGGACACAATCGCCGCGGCGGTCACATCGCCCACCCCGCTCAGCGTCTTCAGCTCCTCGGCACCGGCGGTGTTGATATTGATCAGGCCGCCGCTTACGCCCGCGCCCGCGCTGGGCGCCACATCCGGTGAGCCACCCGGCTGGTCCCCGACCACGAAGCTTCCCCCGGTCGGCGGCGCCGGCTCCCCCTCCGGGGCGGGAGGGCCGACGACGATTTGCTGGCCATCGGCAAGCAACTGCGCCTGGTTGAGCGAGTTGATGTCGGCGCCGCTTCCCGGACGCGCAATGGCCAGGGCGTCCGCCACCCGCGCGCCGGGAGCGAGGGTGACAAGCCCAGCCTGCTCGACGTCCCCCACGACGGAGACGACCACTGACGTCGGCTCGCTCGTGGCCGCAGGGGACGCCGTTGTCGCATCACCCGGGTGCGCCGACAGCTCCAGGGACGGCAACTGCCCGCCTCCCCCATCGCCCGCGGCCGCTGGGTCGCCGCCCGCGCCGGAACGGGCGGAACACCCCGCCCACACCGCAAGACCGACGGCAAGAATGACCACCACGACAACGGCGTGGAGGACGGGCACGTGGATGCGCAGGGACGGGTATCGGACGGCGAGGAGATCTTCCTCCCCGGTGGGTCGGGTCAGTTCGCGGATGCGGTCGCTTACGTGTGGGGGCGCCATGCAGGTGACGCTAAGGCCCGGGCGCGGAAAATCCTAGGGGTAAAAGGCCCGCCTGTGGATAACTCCCCTCCCCGGGCCCGAAATTCGCGCGTTGTGCCCGAAAATGGCCACTTATCCACAGGCGATCCCGTTCGCCGCGCGGATCCGGCCGTCTACCGCTCCGCCCGCTTCGTCCCAAACGGGCTAGCAAACCCGCCCGGCTGCTTCCCCTTCGGCTTGTCCTCCGGCGGCGCGGAATAGACCGCGGACACCGCAATGGCGCCCGGGCCCACGTGCACGCCCAGGACCTTCGACAGCGGCACCACGATGAACAGCGTGCCGCTGGGCAGCGCGTCTTCTAACAGCGCGCGCAGGTTACCGGCGTCGGCGCGCGCATCGTTGTGCTGGATGGCGATGAACGCCGGATCCTCGCCGGCGCCGGCCGCCACGAGGTCGACGAGCTTGGCAAACGCCTTCGACTGCGTGCGCGTCTTGCCCACCAGCTCTGGGCGGCCGGACTGCATGCTCATAATCGGCTTGGTGGCAAGCAGCGCGGTGGTAAACACTGCGGTGGCAGTGGACAGCCTGCCGGAGCGGCGCAGCTCCTCGGTGGAATCGAGGTACACCCAGGTGCGGGCGCGCTCCAGGGTGTCCACCGCGATGTCGTAGCACTCGTCCACGCTCGCGCCGTCCTGTGCGAGCCGCGCGGCCGACATCGCGGCGGCACCGACCGCCATGCCCGCACTTCCGGTATCGACCAGCCGGACCGAATCATCAAACACCCCAGCCGCGGTGGTGGCGGCGGACCACGTGGAGGACAGCTCCTTGGACAGGTGGAGGGCCACCACCCCGTCTTCCTTCCCGTCTCCACCGGCGTCTGGCCGACGGGAGCGTTCCATCAACCGGCCGTAGAGCGCGGCCAGTTCAATGGCAGTAAGGCCCGAGGTAGAAGGACTTTCCTCCTCCTTTTCGCTGGGCACCATGTGCAGGTCCACGACCTCGATGTCGAGCCCGCGCGCAATCTTTTTGGGCAGACCCGCAGACGAGTCCACGACGACTTTGACGGGCACTACTGATCCGCCCCTGCCCCACCGACGACGTGCGCGCCCATGTTCCAGCCGTCCAGGTACCAGCTGGCTTCGGCCACGTTCTCCGGGGCAAAGCGCAGCGGCGCCAGCAGCTCCTCCGCGTTGAACCGCGGGCGGGCGGTCAGCTGCGCCCAGTGGGTGTTCTTCAGCCCCGACAGCGTGCCGTACTGCTGTTCTTCAAGCCCCAGCAGATGGCAGACCAGCGCGGAAATCGCCCCGCCGTGGGCGACGACGAGCACCGCGGAGTCCTCCCACTCGTCGAAGGAGGCCATGAGCTCATCGATAACCGGCCGGGCCCTACGCGCCACCGCCACGCGGGACTCGCCCTGCGGCGGCGCCCACGTCGGATCGTGGCGCCAGATGGCCCGCGCCCCCGGGGAGGCCTCGTCCACCTCCGCGGAGCTCATGCCCTGCCACTCGCCCAAGTGCGTCTCGCGCAGGCGGTCGTCCAGTTCCACGTCCACGCCGAGCTTCTCCCCGATGACCCGCGCGGTCTCGGCTGCGCGCGTCAGGGTGGACGCCACGATCTTGGAAATCCCCTTGCCCACCATCAGCTCCGCGGCGTCGCGCGCCTGGGCGTAGCCGGTCTCGGTGAGATCGGTATCGAGGTGTCCTTGCATGCGGCCAGCCGCGTTATACGTGGTCTGGCCATGGCGGATGAGGAAAAGACGACGGCTCATGACGAGGCTAAAACTCCTCGTCCTCGCCCGGCGCGCGCTGCGCCAGCGAGAGATCGTCCTGGCTCTCGGCGTCGCGCGGCAACACGCCATCCTCGCCCCAAGCGCCGACGGACTCCGGCGTGTCGATGCCCTCCACCTCAATAACCGGGCAGTCGTGGTACAGACGGTCCAGCCCGTAGTAGTCGCGCTCGCTATCGCGCTGGACATGGACGACGATGTTGCCGTAATCCAGCAGCACCCAGCGGTTTTCGCGATTGCCCTCGCGGCGCTTCGGCTCGAAGCCTTCCGCGGACAGCTCCTCGTCGATCTCATCAACCACGGAGCGCACCTGGCGCTCGTTATCGGCCGAGGCAATAACGAAGATTTCGGTGATGGCTAGTACGTCGGAGACATCGACGACGCGGATGTTGTCCGCGAGCTTTTCGTCGGCTGCGCGCGCTGCAATTTCCGCCATGCGGCGGGCGGTGTCAGTAACAGACAAATTCTTCCCTTGCTAGACGTAGACGTCAGGTGGTTGTGCGACAACGAGTCACCGCGCGGGCGCCCCAAGCGCCGCACGCATTCATGCTGCACATATTACTGTCCACGGCACGCGTGAAGCCACATGCCGGGACGGACCGCGCAACTCACAGCGGTTCGTCGGAGTCGGGCCGGTACAGCTTGTTTTTGGCGATGTACTGCACGACCCCGTCCGGCACCAGGTACCACACCGGGTATCCCGCGGCCGCGCGCTTGCGGCAATCGGTGGAAGAAATCGCCATCGCCGGGATGTCGATGAGGTCGATGGAATCCTGGCTGTCGGCCGGCAGCGCGTCCTTGGTCAGCTCATAACCCGGCCGGGTCACGCCCACGAACCGGGCCATGTCGAGCATCTCTTCCCAGTCGCGCCACTGCATGATGGACCCCAGCGCGTCCGCGCCGGTGATGAAGAACAGCTCGGCGTCGGGGTAGAACTCCCGGATGTCCGCGAGCGTGTCGATGGTGTAGGTCGGCCCACCGCGGTCAATGTCGACGCGGCTGACCGTAAAGCGCGGGTTGGAGGCCGTGGCCACCATCGTCATGAGATAGCGGTGCTCGGCCTCGGTGACATCACGGTCGGCTTTCTGCCACGGCTGCCCCGTGGGTACGAAGACCACCTGGTCGAGGGAAAAGCGGTGGGCAACTTCGCTCGCCGCCACGAGGTGGCCGTGGTGGATCGGGTCGAAGGTGCCGCCCATGATGCCGATGCGGTCGCGCGTGGTAGCCATGGTTTCCCAAGTATACGGAAGGGACTACTCCGCCCCGGGCTCTACGGGCGGGTCTGGCCGGTGCCCTGCAGGATCCACTTGTAGGAGGTGAGCTCCGGCAGCGCCATCGGGCCGCGGGCGTGCAGCTTCTGGGTGGAGATGCCGATTTCCGCACCCATGCCGTAGACCTCGCCGTCGGTGAACGCGGTAGACGCGTTGAGCATGACCGCCGCGGCGTCGACCTCGTTGCCGAACTTCACCAGCACGTCCGCGTCCTGGGCGGCGATGGCCTCGGTGTGGCCTGTGCTGTACTTGCCGATGTGCGCAATCGCGCCGTCGACACCGTCGACCACCTTAGCGCAAATATCCATGGAGAGGAACTCCTGCTCCCACTCCTCCTCGGTGGCCTCGACCGCACCCTCAACGCCGAAGCCCTCCAGCTCAGACACGTCACCGTGGATGGTGACCCCGGCGTCCTGCAGCTGCTTGACGATGCGGAGCTTCACGTCATCGGCAAGCGCGGCATCGAGAAGAACGCACTCGGTGGAGTTGCACACGGACGTCCGGCGGGTCTTGCCGTTGACGACCATGTCGATGGCCTTATCGATGTCCGCGGAGCCGTCGATGTAGAAGTGGCAGTTGCCGGTGCCGGTCTCGATGGCCGGAACGGTCGCGCCCTTGACCACGGCGTTAATAAGACCTGCACCACCGCGCGGGATGACCAAGTCCACCAGACCACGGGCGGTGATGAGGTCCTGGACCGAATCGCGGGTCTCGCACGGCAGCAGCTGCACGCCCTCGCGCGGCAGGTCGAACTTCTCCAGGGTGTTTTGGAGGATCTCCACCAGCTTCTCGTTGGACTTGCGCGCGGACTTGGACCCGCGCAGAAGCGGCACGTTGCCGGACTTAAGCGCCAGGCCGAAGGCGTCGACGGTGACGTTGGGGCGCGCCTCGTAGACCATGCCCATGACACCCAGCGGGACGCGCACCTTGCGCATCTGGATGCCGTTGTCCATGTTCTTGCCCTCGAGGATCTGGCCGACTGGATCCTGCAGGCCGGCGACCTGGCGCAGGCCATCGGCAATGCCGGCGACGCGATCCTCATCGAGCGCCAGCCGGTCCAGCAGCGACTCGGACAGGCCACGCTCCTTGCCGGCCTCCAAGTCCTGCTTGTTGGCTTCCAGAATTGCCGCGGTGTTGTCGATGAGATCCTGGGCCGCCTGCTCCAGAATCTCGTTCTTGCGCGGCGTGGTCAGCTGTGCGAAAGTGGCCGCCACTTGCTTCGCCGCACGGGCCTTATCCAAGACCTCGGTGCGCTCAGCTTCACGTTCAGGGGTCAACTCATTCGCATAATCAGTCATGCGGCCGAGTGTACATAACCAATCCGGTGGCCCCGGGGAATAAATTTTTCTAATAACCGGCTGACGGATCGACCTGCGTCGGCATCTCCTCGCCGCGCTCAAACGCGTCCATGTTTGCCGCAGCGGTCTTGCCCACGTGCAGGCGCGCCACGCGGAAGGAGGCGCCGATGTGCGGGCTGATGGTGCAGTTGTCCATCGCCCACAACGGGTGATCGTCCGGCAGCGGTTCCGGATCGGTGACCTCGAGAGCGGCGCCGGCGATCTCGTCGTTCTTTAACGCCTCGACCAAGTCATCTGTGTTGATGAGCTTGCCGCGGCCGATGTTGACCAAAATCGCACTGTCCTTCATCGCCGTGAGCTTTTCCGCATCGACGATGCCCTCGGTCTCCGCGGTCAGCGGCAACACGAGCACGACGATGTCCGCGGTCTCCCACAACGCGTCGGCATCGGCCATCTTCACCGTCTGGTCTGCGCCCTCGACCTCACGACCGGAGCGGTTGACGGCGATGACCTCCATGTCGAAGGGCTCAATGAGCCGAATGAACTCTTTGCCAATGCCACCAGCGCCGAAGATGACCAGCTTCTTCTTTCCGCGGTGCAGGTTGCTGTACAGCCACTGCTGCGTGCGGTCGGCATGCCCGGCAACGTCAAAGGAGGCAGCGCGGGTGACCTCCTTCTGGCGGTGCGCCTGGGCCAAAAGCAGCATCAGCCCCATCTCTGCAACCGGGGTGGCGAAGGCACCGGCCGTATTCGCCCACGGAATGCCGTCTTCGGTGATAAGCCCGGCATCAATCAATCCCTCCACGCCCGTAAAGCAGTGCTGGACGAACTGGATGTTGTCCGGCAGCTTGTCCGGGAAGTCCTCCGGGTTGGAGGAGGTGAAGACGAAAACGTCGGCCTGAGACAGGTCATCGACACGCTCGTGGCCGGCGGCGACGATGTCCTCGACGGTCTCGTCCCAGATGTGGGGCCCCATGAAAAACTTCACCGAAATAACCTCTTCCTACAGGCGGGAGGCGTAGTTGGACAGGTAGTCCGCGTGGACCACCGCGCGCTGGAACTCCGGATCGAGATCCTCGGTGCGCCGACCCATGATCTTGCGCAAGGTACTGGAGTCGAAATTGACCTCGCCGCGGCCGATGATCTTCGACTCCGGGCCGACGATGTCCACGATTTCGCCGGCGCGGAACTCGCCGTCGACCTCGGTAATACCGACCGCGAGCAGCGAGTTGCCGCCCTTGGTCACGGCCTCTTCCGCACCCTGGTCGAGGCGCAGCGTGCCGCCCGAGTCGGCGGTGTAGAGCGCCCAGAACTTCCAGGCGGACAGGCGGCGTTCCTCGCGAGTGTGGAAGACGGTGCCCATGCGGCTATCTTCCAGCGCCGGGCCGATGTTTTCCGCAGAGGTCAAAAGGACCGGCACGCCGCCGCGGGCGGCCAGCCGCGCCGCCGAGACCTTGGAGGCCATGCCGCCGGTGCCAACCTTGCCGCCGTCGCCAGCCGCGACGCCCTTCAAGTCCTTGCCGGTACGCACCTCAGGAACGAACTTCGCGTCCGGCTCCGCCGGGTTCTTGTCGTAGAGGCCGTCGACGTCGGAGAACAGGAAGAGTGCGTCGGCACCGATGAGGTGGGCCACGAGCGCCGAGAGGCGGTCGTTGTCGCCGAACTGCATCTCGGAGGTGGCCACGGTGTCGTTCTCGTTCACGATCGGGACCGCGCGCAGGTGCAGCAGCTTGTCGATGGTTCGCTTCGCATTACGCGCCCGATCGCGGCGCCCCGCATCGGAGGCGGTAAGCAGAACCTGCCCCACCGAACGGCCATAGCGCGCGAAAGAGCGGGACCACTCGTAGGCCAGGTGGACCTGGCCGGCCGCGGCGGCCGCCTGCTTGGTGGCCAGGTCAGTCGGGCGCTGGCTTAGTCCCAGCGGGCGCATACCGGCGGCGACGGCACCGGAGGAGACCAGCACGACGTCAGAGACTTCCATGCGCGCCTGGATGGCATCGACGATGCGGTCGATCTTTTCCGGCGCGGCGGCGAAGTTATCGCCGGTCAGCGAAGACGAGCCAATCTTCACCACGATGCGCTTGGCGTTTTGGATCTCCTCACGCAGCGGTGACTCGTGGCCCATGGCCAGGGAGTCCTCGGCCATGGCGGTGGGCGCCGGGAAGGGGGTTTCAGGCGCCTGATCGTCATAGGGCGAAAGCGGTAGCGGACGGTCGGACTCAGCCGGTGGCTCGTAGGGATTACCTTGATCGCTAGTCATGCCAGACGATCATACGAGGCGATGGATCAACTTTCAGCGTCTTTATTCTTCCGCCGCTTCTTCCACTCGCGGTAGGCGATAATCAGCAGCACGATGAGGATGACCAGGAGGTCAAGGATCATCCACCAGCTCAGCGTCGGCCGCCACCCGCCCTTGTCCGCGTCGCCGACCGGGTCGGCACGATCGGCCACCACGAGCAGGCGATTGGTGTTCAGGCCGTACGGCGTGCACGTGATGAGGGTGAGCTTGTCGCGGTCTTCCTCGTAGGTCACCGCGTCGTAGTCGCCCGGCCGGACCACCACGCGCCCGGTGATGGTGTAGCGCAGCCGCTGCCCCATCACTTCGACGTAGACGTCCGCGCCGTCTTTGATACGCGGCAGGTTGTCGAACATGGAGGCATCGACCATGCCGGTGTGCGCAGAAATGACCGAGTTCGTCCCCTTGCCGCCGACCGGCAGGTCGCTGCCGAACATGTGGCCCGCGCCGTTGTAGAGCACCGACGAATGCGTCGTGTGGTACACGGGCAGGTCCACGTCGATGGACGGAATGCGCAGGCGCGCAATGACCCCGTCAGTCTCCGGCGCATCGAGGGTCTTCATGTACCGGTCGAACCCGGGCGAGCCGGGCTCCGGCGGCATGGCGTGATGGCCCTGGGCGTCCAGCCAGTCGTTATACTCGTGGGCGCCGTCCAGGTACTCGCGGGTGCGCTCGTCCGGCTCGATCTGCTCGACCTTGTCGGCGTACGACTCCGCCCGCTTGTCCAGCTGGTAGTCGTTGTACAACGTGGCCACGATTGGGTAGAGCAGCGTGACGATGCCGAGCAGAATCCACACAATGCCCGGCAGCGAGCGCTTTTTCTTCTTTGCCGGCCGGGCGGCCCCGGCCGCTTCCGACGCCGCTGTTTGCTGAGCATGAGACTGCGCGTGCTTACCCATGGTTCTCCCCGCGATTCTCACCGCGCGCTTCGCGTTCGTGTTGGCGTTCGCGAGCCTCACGCTCGCGTTCCCGTTTGTCACGCCGACGGTCGGCGAACCAGCGCCACAACAGGTACAGCAGGATGAGTACCGCGATTC is a genomic window of Corynebacterium massiliense DSM 45435 containing:
- a CDS encoding ComEC/Rec2 family competence protein — translated: MRELRLAPCALVAWAMVIAVTLGCEVWFTALVAAGVVALWIRGVRGQAVLIGGAGALALVTAATRRARWQAFEAVGEITGRIVARPAPTDAGGWYLKVQIPGYPTQVPMFAGELSGDAAVGSVVTARARAVDADRTSLSGIVLNARSADVKAPRGLYAWADGVAANFRGLVEQWVGEASQGLLPGMVLGDTSLQTAAEKQLYIDTGLSHLSAVSGANITIVTASAAVIASWCAFGPRGQFAAALAALGAYVLLVGPEPSVLRAAVTGVAGLCAVVGSARMEPMHALSLSVFGLVLWRSDLAVDFGFALSVAATAGIVALSPLLIRALGRTRLPASVVRALAVAIAADAVTIPIVALMAGEVSVISVLANVLVAPAAAPVTLVGLIAALCAQLPAPLAAVAVLPVKVIEPCTWWIHFVARACMRLPVDKIAAGPLAVAVAYGWVAAGLMYARPRSTAAVTVAAVALLAGRGIDLPRGAREIELTDSNTVVVQREEDIDTRGPYPGIVAIIVTGDGGDTRPRDRPSVTRAGVAVLYPERDGEVRVFEDGTQRAADGHF
- a CDS encoding ComEA family DNA-binding protein, producing MAPPHVSDRIRELTRPTGEEDLLAVRYPSLRIHVPVLHAVVVVVILAVGLAVWAGCSARSGAGGDPAAAGDGGGGQLPSLELSAHPGDATTASPAATSEPTSVVVSVVGDVEQAGLVTLAPGARVADALAIARPGSGADINSLNQAQLLADGQQIVVGPPAPEGEPAPPTGGSFVVGDQPGGSPDVAPSAGAGVSGGLININTAGAEELKTLSGVGDVTAAAIVSFREEHGPFTAVEQLLEVSGIGPAKMAQLEGKVTV
- a CDS encoding DegV family protein, encoding MPVKVVVDSSAGLPKKIARGLDIEVVDLHMVPSEKEEESPSTSGLTAIELAALYGRLMERSRRPDAGGDGKEDGVVALHLSKELSSTWSAATTAAGVFDDSVRLVDTGSAGMAVGAAAMSAARLAQDGASVDECYDIAVDTLERARTWVYLDSTEELRRSGRLSTATAVFTTALLATKPIMSMQSGRPELVGKTRTQSKAFAKLVDLVAAGAGEDPAFIAIQHNDARADAGNLRALLEDALPSGTLFIVVPLSKVLGVHVGPGAIAVSAVYSAPPEDKPKGKQPGGFASPFGTKRAER
- a CDS encoding histidine phosphatase family protein is translated as MSRRLFLIRHGQTTYNAAGRMQGHLDTDLTETGYAQARDAAELMVGKGISKIVASTLTRAAETARVIGEKLGVDVELDDRLRETHLGEWQGMSSAEVDEASPGARAIWRHDPTWAPPQGESRVAVARRARPVIDELMASFDEWEDSAVLVVAHGGAISALVCHLLGLEEQQYGTLSGLKNTHWAQLTARPRFNAEELLAPLRFAPENVAEASWYLDGWNMGAHVVGGAGADQ
- the rsfS gene encoding ribosome silencing factor, with the translated sequence MSVTDTARRMAEIAARAADEKLADNIRVVDVSDVLAITEIFVIASADNERQVRSVVDEIDEELSAEGFEPKRREGNRENRWVLLDYGNIVVHVQRDSERDYYGLDRLYHDCPVIEVEGIDTPESVGAWGEDGVLPRDAESQDDLSLAQRAPGEDEEF
- the nadD gene encoding nicotinate-nucleotide adenylyltransferase, with amino-acid sequence MATTRDRIGIMGGTFDPIHHGHLVAASEVAHRFSLDQVVFVPTGQPWQKADRDVTEAEHRYLMTMVATASNPRFTVSRVDIDRGGPTYTIDTLADIREFYPDAELFFITGADALGSIMQWRDWEEMLDMARFVGVTRPGYELTKDALPADSQDSIDLIDIPAMAISSTDCRKRAAAGYPVWYLVPDGVVQYIAKNKLYRPDSDEPL
- a CDS encoding glutamate-5-semialdehyde dehydrogenase, with the translated sequence MTDYANELTPEREAERTEVLDKARAAKQVAATFAQLTTPRKNEILEQAAQDLIDNTAAILEANKQDLEAGKERGLSESLLDRLALDEDRVAGIADGLRQVAGLQDPVGQILEGKNMDNGIQMRKVRVPLGVMGMVYEARPNVTVDAFGLALKSGNVPLLRGSKSARKSNEKLVEILQNTLEKFDLPREGVQLLPCETRDSVQDLITARGLVDLVIPRGGAGLINAVVKGATVPAIETGTGNCHFYIDGSADIDKAIDMVVNGKTRRTSVCNSTECVLLDAALADDVKLRIVKQLQDAGVTIHGDVSELEGFGVEGAVEATEEEWEQEFLSMDICAKVVDGVDGAIAHIGKYSTGHTEAIAAQDADVLVKFGNEVDAAAVMLNASTAFTDGEVYGMGAEIGISTQKLHARGPMALPELTSYKWILQGTGQTRP
- a CDS encoding D-isomer specific 2-hydroxyacid dehydrogenase family protein, with the translated sequence MKFFMGPHIWDETVEDIVAAGHERVDDLSQADVFVFTSSNPEDFPDKLPDNIQFVQHCFTGVEGLIDAGLITEDGIPWANTAGAFATPVAEMGLMLLLAQAHRQKEVTRAASFDVAGHADRTQQWLYSNLHRGKKKLVIFGAGGIGKEFIRLIEPFDMEVIAVNRSGREVEGADQTVKMADADALWETADIVVLVLPLTAETEGIVDAEKLTAMKDSAILVNIGRGKLINTDDLVEALKNDEIAGAALEVTDPEPLPDDHPLWAMDNCTISPHIGASFRVARLHVGKTAAANMDAFERGEEMPTQVDPSAGY
- the proB gene encoding glutamate 5-kinase; the encoded protein is MTSDQGNPYEPPAESDRPLPLSPYDDQAPETPFPAPTAMAEDSLAMGHESPLREEIQNAKRIVVKIGSSSLTGDNFAAAPEKIDRIVDAIQARMEVSDVVLVSSGAVAAGMRPLGLSQRPTDLATKQAAAAAGQVHLAYEWSRSFARYGRSVGQVLLTASDAGRRDRARNAKRTIDKLLHLRAVPIVNENDTVATSEMQFGDNDRLSALVAHLIGADALFLFSDVDGLYDKNPAEPDAKFVPEVRTGKDLKGVAAGDGGKVGTGGMASKVSAARLAARGGVPVLLTSAENIGPALEDSRMGTVFHTREERRLSAWKFWALYTADSGGTLRLDQGAEEAVTKGGNSLLAVGITEVDGEFRAGEIVDIVGPESKIIGRGEVNFDSSTLRKIMGRRTEDLDPEFQRAVVHADYLSNYASRL
- a CDS encoding class C sortase, whose protein sequence is MGKHAQSHAQQTAASEAAGAARPAKKKKRSLPGIVWILLGIVTLLYPIVATLYNDYQLDKRAESYADKVEQIEPDERTREYLDGAHEYNDWLDAQGHHAMPPEPGSPGFDRYMKTLDAPETDGVIARLRIPSIDVDLPVYHTTHSSVLYNGAGHMFGSDLPVGGKGTNSVISAHTGMVDASMFDNLPRIKDGADVYVEVMGQRLRYTITGRVVVRPGDYDAVTYEEDRDKLTLITCTPYGLNTNRLLVVADRADPVGDADKGGWRPTLSWWMILDLLVILIVLLIIAYREWKKRRKNKDAES